A genomic region of Candidatus Abyssobacteria bacterium SURF_5 contains the following coding sequences:
- a CDS encoding P-II family nitrogen regulator: MKLVIAYIQPHKLPDVKKALSDADVFKMSVTNALGCGQQKGYQETYRGVGMEINLLKKVRLEIAVNEDFVEPTVKAIMDGARTGHIGDGKIFVLDLGSCIRIRTGEWGNEAIG; the protein is encoded by the coding sequence ATGAAACTCGTCATTGCATATATTCAGCCGCACAAACTGCCGGACGTAAAAAAAGCGCTTTCAGATGCCGACGTCTTCAAGATGTCGGTCACCAACGCCCTAGGCTGCGGCCAGCAGAAAGGATATCAGGAAACGTACCGCGGAGTTGGGATGGAGATAAATCTGCTGAAGAAAGTGAGACTCGAAATCGCGGTAAATGAGGATTTTGTGGAGCCGACGGTCAAAGCTATCATGGACGGAGCGCGAACAGGACATATCGGCGACGGGAAGATTTTTGTCCTCGATCTGGGCTCGTGCATTCGCATCAGGACGGGTGAATGGGGAAACGAGGCGATCGGGTGA